A part of Heliangelus exortis chromosome 3, bHelExo1.hap1, whole genome shotgun sequence genomic DNA contains:
- the LOC139795313 gene encoding LOW QUALITY PROTEIN: cysteine-rich venom protein TEL1-like (The sequence of the model RefSeq protein was modified relative to this genomic sequence to represent the inferred CDS: inserted 2 bases in 1 codon), whose protein sequence is MQRSHSINSNLGQDFFYHHGKANSTCDAESPSPIRKQESYKSTPREELWSLPQPAEXDKEKFLISLKRKEMILPVLFLCLTAVLPPSTGQELTGLDALSTSRADQQQLIVDKHNALRRAVNPPASDMMKMEWNTAAAENAQNWANQCTLRHSTAAMRATDKRCGENLYMSTAPSSWSRAIDAWYNEDKNFEYGTGANPEGSVIGHYTQVVWYNSNEVGCAVAYCPNKRFKYYYVCHYCPAGNLRHLIPTPYKKGEPCGDCPNACEDGLCTSL, encoded by the exons ATGCAAAGAAGCCACAGCATCAACAGCAACTTGGGACAAGACTTTTTTTACCACCATGGAAAAGCCAACAG CACCTGTGACGCTGAGTCACCTTCTCCTATCAGGAAACAGGAGAGCTATAAATCAACCCCCAGGGAAGAGCTCTGGTCACTTCCACAACCTGCtga ggacaaggagaaatttCTAATCTCcctaaaaagaaaag AGATGATCCTGCCAGttctgttcctgtgtctcacaGCTGTGCTGCCTCCATCCACTGGACAG GAACTGACAGGTCTGGATGCTCTGTCAACTAGCAGAGCTGATCAGCAACAGCTGATTGTTGACAAGCATAATGCCCTCAGGAGAGCTGTAAATCCACCTGCCAGTGACATGATGAAGATG GAATGgaacactgcagctgcagagaatGCTCAAAATTGGGCCAATCAATGTACCTTACgccacagcactgctgccatGAGGGCAACTG acaAACGATGTGGTGAAAATCTCTACATGTCAACTGCCCCTTCCTCCTGGTCACGAGCTATAGATGCCTGGTACAATGAGGACAAAAATTTTGAATATGGGACTGGAGCAAATCCAGAAGGTTCTGTGATTGGCCATTACACTCAG GTGGTTTGGTACAATTCTAACGAAGTTGGATGTGCTGTTGCTTACTGTCCCAACAAGAGATTCAAATACTACTATGTCTGCCACTACTGCCCCGC GGGGAATCTGAGACATTTAATTCCAACACCTTACAAGAAGGGGGAACCCTGTGGTGATTGCCCTAATGCTTGTGAAGATGGATTATGCA CCAGTCTTTGA